Proteins encoded together in one Dermacentor variabilis isolate Ectoservices chromosome 2, ASM5094787v1, whole genome shotgun sequence window:
- the LOC142572955 gene encoding uncharacterized protein LOC142572955 isoform X2, which translates to MRMSRIRLLLNNASFSGFISDYVIDYLRPYVEAKVAQLLARELRNFAVEAFKAIRVYTASNEDEDIFAEESMLSRTWTKALGSAASYLALIRGQRPGGSRGGGSDEGVAPRRPLPERQREPRSAEVERERGVFDGCLRTLVLSRRFDPVSLPQDVRELDFSFGRVAVYEGNLTGLSSVYRSGDCALVVGECGLAVRLDLGFEDLLVSVAAVVGERSRTRTAKLDVHIPAVELSLDIAEINNQLQIITYGLEFMGPVKVMAPPTGLDGSVNVVSVSPEVVLNDHDVEELKSSVHESLQRFLPTVERLIADPPLLEP; encoded by the exons ATGCGAATGTCCAGAATACGCCTGCTTTTGAACAATGCAAGCTTCAGCGGATTCATCTCCGACTATGTCATCGACTATCTGCGACCGTACGTGGAAGCAAAAGTTGCTCAGCTCCTTGCTCGGGAACTACGAAACTTTGCTGTTGAGGCCTTCAAAGCCATCAGGGTCTACACTGCAAGCAACGAGGATGAAGACATCTTTGCCGAGG AATCAATGCTCAGCCGCACCTGGACCAAGGCTCTCGGCAGTGCCGCCAGTTACCTCGCCTTGATACGTGGCCAGCGCCCTGGCGGTTCACGGGGTGGCGGCAGCGATGAAGGCGTCGCTCCAAGGAGGCCGCTGCCAGAGAGGCAAAGGGAGCCTCGCAGCGCAGAAGTGGAGCGCGAACGTGGAGTTTTCGACGGCTGTCTCCGTACCTTAGTCCTTTCCAGAAGATTCGACCCGGTCTCGCTCCCGCAAGATGTCCGGGAGCTCGATTTTTCTTTTGGACGTGTCGCCGTATACGAAGGCAACCTGACGGGCTTATCAAGCGTCTACAGGAGCGGTGACTGCGCGCTTGTTGTCGGCGAATGCGGCCTGGCAGTTCGTCTGGATTTGGGATTTGAAGATCTCTTGGTCAGTGTCGCGGCTGTGGTCGGCGAACGTTCCCGCACCAGAACTGCAAAGTTAGACGTCCACATTCCTGCCGTGGAGTTGTCCCTAGACATTGCAGA GATAAATAACCAGCTTCAGATTATTACCTATGGCCTGGAATTCATGGGACCGGTCAAAGTTATGGCACCGCCCACAGGACTAGACGGCTCGGTAAACGTTGTGAGCGTTTCGCCTGAAGTTGTGCTcaacgaccacgacgtggaagagcTGAAGTCATCTGTTCACGAAAGTCTGCAGAGATTTTTACCTACTGTAGAAAGACTGATTGCAGATCCACCACTTCTCGAACCATAA